CCGTCAACGAGCCGTCCGACGACGAGGCTTCCGACAACGAGGATGAGTCCGAGCACGGTGGTCAGTGCGAACACGGCCGTCGGGTCTTCCTGCATTGTGGATCGCGCTGCGTTGGGGAGGCCGACGTTCCAGGCATAGTTGTACGCCTGCACGGCGCCGACGACGAAGATGATCGCGAGCACGCTGACCCAGCTCTTGCGCACGCCCGTCCAGACCGAACCGGTAGTCGCCTGCTCAAGCTCGTCCTTCTTCATCGTCTCGGGCAGCGTGCGCCGCAGGTAGAGAATCACGAAGCCGAATGCGGCGCCGACGACGAACGGAATGCGCCAGCCCCAGTCGCTCATTGCTCCGTCGCCGATGCTTGCGGAGACGATGAAGCTCACGAGCGGAGCGAGCACGATGCCGACGTTCACGAAGAACGAGATGATTCCGGCGACGAAGCCCTCACGCCCCTCCGGCACCAACTCGACAGCGTGCGCCGTGGAGAGTGGCGCCTCGACGCCGGTGGAGATTCCCTGCACAACACGGCAGAGCAGCAGAATGATCGGGGCCCAGATGCCGATCGATTCGTATGTCGGCGACACGGCGATCACCAGTGTGCTCACGGCCATCATGGTGATCGACAGCATCATGATCTTGCGTCTGCCGATGCGGTCGGCGAAGGTGCCGAGCACCACGCCACCGAGCGGACGGAAGAGGAACCCGACAGCGAAGATCGCGAGTGCATCGAGCGTTGCGGTCACCGGATCGACGCTCGGAAAGAAGTGGGGGCCAATGTACGACGAGAGCAGCCCGAAGATCATCCAGTCATACCACTCGAGGGTATTTCCGAGTCCGAGGCCGAGAATTCCTCTGCGCACCTCCGGCGTGAAGCGCTCGCGCTTACGCCACTTTTTGTTGACGCCAGTGTCAATCATGTTGCTCCTTAGTCACACGTCGACAATGCACGCGTGAATGCAGGCTCCATCGATCTCGATCCTGTCTGGACCGTGATGGAGGTTATGAATGGATGCGGTGAGTTCCGCGCGGACCTACCAGGTCGGCGGTGTGATCACCCAGATCGCTACGCACGTTTCGTCGTAGTCGTTTCGGTACCAATGCGGAATCGTGGAGTCGAAAGTGATCGAGTCGCCGGCTTCAAGCTGGTGCCTCT
The Paramicrobacterium chengjingii DNA segment above includes these coding regions:
- a CDS encoding MFS transporter, with amino-acid sequence MIDTGVNKKWRKRERFTPEVRRGILGLGLGNTLEWYDWMIFGLLSSYIGPHFFPSVDPVTATLDALAIFAVGFLFRPLGGVVLGTFADRIGRRKIMMLSITMMAVSTLVIAVSPTYESIGIWAPIILLLCRVVQGISTGVEAPLSTAHAVELVPEGREGFVAGIISFFVNVGIVLAPLVSFIVSASIGDGAMSDWGWRIPFVVGAAFGFVILYLRRTLPETMKKDELEQATTGSVWTGVRKSWVSVLAIIFVVGAVQAYNYAWNVGLPNAARSTMQEDPTAVFALTTVLGLILVVGSLVVGRLVDGRAISKWFVVARILAIPSVFLMLLYVQPGIGGFAAVLLGGSVVLVLNMTLYNVVSASLMPKSYRGAGTSLGYGLGVAIFGGTASFLLVWFQSAGLDWAFPVYVAVLSALSVIFYLIARRINGIHVGK